The Gossypium hirsutum isolate 1008001.06 chromosome D07, Gossypium_hirsutum_v2.1, whole genome shotgun sequence genome includes the window GCACGCAACAAAACATTCGTCTTTATAAATAACTGTAATTAACATCATCATACAAAGTTATGGTTGAGGAAATGTGGCACCCCACTAGACCCAGATGGCAGATCTGGCTATGAGATGTCACATCCATTGCCGAAGCAACTCAGACTGTGATCATTCATTTGCTTTAAAATTAAAGcaataaacataatataattcatAAATTTCAAGTTATACAAGTGAATTGTACAAGCACAAGACCAAATGGGCCCGTACATAGTGACCAGAGGTCAAACACGGAGTTGGACACAAATCCTACTCAAATTATCAAGATGGAAGGTTGTGTCTCGAGACAATGAAGCTATGTCTCAAGACATGCTTCCCCTGTTTTAGTAGTTTTGCTTTGAACTAAGCTGTCTCGAGACAATGGGGTTCATGTCTCGAGACTTGACTCCTTAGGTCTCAAGAATTAGCTTCCTATTTCAGACCCTTAGTTTCAATGTTCGATGTCTCAAGACAGAGGAATGAAAGTTAAACAATTTTGCTGACACTATTAACGAAGGTTGAGGAAACAATTCGAACTAACTCAAAACAAAACACGATCACTGCAAAATTATGCTGTATAAGTACTAAACTAAACAATATACGGCAAACTCTTTTTCTCCCTTTACAGATTGGCATATTAATGGTTAAACAATACCTTATAATACCTTGCAGCCATGCTTAGCCTTCCAATATCACAAAACAAGTTCACTGCTTGCTGCAAGCAAGATATAGCCTCTGTATTGGAAAGAAAATATAGTCAGTCAAAAGCATAGATACACTAAAACTCCCCGATGGATCCGGACCAAGTGAAACCATATGCAATCCACACTTACCCTTTGTAGCTGTTTTCTTATAACAATGAGCAGCATCAACATAAGCTTGAGCTGTTTCATGCTTGCTGTCTGACTACAgattttaaaaaacaaacaaaagagTCAAATTAAATTACTTAGCAATAACAAACGAAATGCTATTTAATCCGAAGTGCTTACTTTCAAATGGCAATTCGCCAACTTTACATAAGTTGATCCAGCTTTGTCCccttgaagaaaaaaaatagagattaaaAATTACggctattataaaaattaatcgataATCCGATCCTAGAAAAGAAAACCCTAAATTTCAAATTGATTAACTGAACAGAAACAACTAAAATTGATACTTGAGTAAATCGGAACTAAAGATCTATcataatcaataaattaaaacagaaaatagtaaaaagaaaaaataaaaaacccaagTTGCAAAGTGTGTTAATTCCTtataacaaaaactaaaaataaaaattaaggggAAAAAAGTACATGATTTGGCAAGCTTGAAGCAATTAGCAGCTTTATCAAATAAATCGGCGGCGTCTTCGTATTTAGAACTAAACAAGCCCCAACCATTTAGCTTTTTCTCTGCTTTCTTCACGAATTCTTCTCCTTTCGCTAACTGATCTcccatttttttctctcttcttttttcttctttaatttttgatacaaattaatttaatttataatatcaaAGACCGTGTTGGGTTTTCTCTCTTTCGATTTTCTtcggttaaaatatgctataagtcCTTTTACTCTTTAGAATTttgaatttaatccttatacttttacttttaagaatttagtcatctactttttgattttaaaattcaagtccaattgttaaccctgttaaattttttttattaaatttgttcatgtgacattttgaaattaaaaaaaatcacttgataGCCATGTATTTGGAAAGATAGCATTGCAATAAACCCGAGTTTAACAAAATAGTTTTAACAATGTAAATAGTTAAACTTGTATTTTGAGATCTAAgaagtaaaatgattaaattcctaaaaataaaagtacatggactaaattttaaatcaaaaagaGTATAAGgacttatgatatattttaacatattttaacctttaacaaattatttattttataggttaaaatatgctataaatCCTTacattattcataaatttaaaatttagtccttatactattattttttagaatttagtccctatactttttaaatttcaaaattcaaatccagttgttaacatttttttattaaatttattagcgtgacattttaaaaattaaaaaagtatttactTGGTAACTATGtaactaaaaaaactaaattcaataaaagaattttaatagtattaacaattagatttacattttaaaatccaaaaaataaaatgattaaatttcaatacTCGAAGAGTACAAtgacttaaaaacatattttaacttattatatatatatattagtacttaacatttaatttttaatttaatttatttttttcaaattaccataaatttatcatttcaattattcaaatttaagatttagattaaatttgatttattaatttgttataagaaaattaaatttgattgaatttgAATGTTTTGAAGACCAAGTCTTgtgtttttgaattttcttttctcttctttttttttttgagttcttctaagttttgaaatttttctaagttttttttaatggtAGTGTTCAGCTTGTTTGcttattttacatttaaattcAGATggtatttgttgaatttttacaGTTTAATGTTTatctataaatttaaataataaacataattaaatattaataagatatttctttatttattttatttttaatataatagctattaaaaattaattgcactaaaattttaatttttaacaatttagtgatttaattttttaaaacatatttgataatttaaaataaaaattatttgcgTATCAAGGCATATTCGTATTTGacttaaatttgataaaaatgtcaaatttaaaaaagaaaatagaccGATTTATATTTAGAGAAATAGTTTCTTGTTTTCAATGCGTATCAAGGCATACTCGCACTGATAGCTTCATTAGTTGACACGTGAAAACTCCATCTAATGACACATAGAATAAAAATTCtaattcaaaagtaaaattttacttatctaattaatatagaataaaattttttatatttatttaatttttttaataaaatatcataacattcaatatttaaaaattttaggtttgaaAATCACATCTAATTGTTTaactttagttaatttttaaattaaaaatattggatttcaaattatattaaaaacattttatcttttaaaatagaaaagtttcattaaaaattatcttaaaataaaattgaaaaataattttttatttatcttcaGGATGTGAGTTCGGAGATAGGTGAAGGTATTGTAATTTCAAGGTTAAGTTTCCGTATTGATGAGTAATGTTTTTGTTGTGTGCACACAATGTCTAAAATCATCTATAGCCCCTCGTTAATCCATAAATGGAAGGATAATGCACTCCAATACACTCAAACACATGTGTTCTTGTATTGACAACAATAATCATACCAATTAAGTTAAGATTCGGTCAACTTTTGTTATGTTTCTTTATTAGGTTTCTATAAGTTTGATGGGAAAAATTAATTGTaaacttataaataatttaataatcttaCGTGTAATTTATCCGTTaccgaaaaaaaattcaattagagGTACTGCATTTTCTTCTAAGAGAATCTCAAAAATCAAACAAAGCAAAAGTTTTGAATATGTTCTTTTAATGAATGATTTGTTTTTGtaacattcattcaaaacaatgtTTCACCACCTAGATTTTAAGTACAAGGAAAATGGTAATTtgtgattaaaactaaaattccaTCACCCAAaacaaaaagatttttttttttttgtatcttCCATATCCGTTTTATAGTTCATATTCAGGATTGTGGCTACCTCTCCTGACAATATCgtctcaaaaaaagaaaagatttgtCAACAACTTTAGTCTATTGTAACTTTGATAACACTTGAAACCAAACACCAATTCAAATGAATTTGATCCGATCCGATTCAAACATCCCGGGGGAATTGTACATACAACATGGGATTCTAATCTGGAATTGTATCGGAATCGGGAAACTAACTTTATCGGAACATGTATCAGAGcagtttttctttttcattaaacatcaagaacgAACAACCATGTTTAAAACTAGgtctaaatatcaaaatttcttaGTCCACAAGAAACGAGAAACGAAAGTAATATCGAGGATCAAAAATAAATCACATGTTTCAAACGGCCTACCAATGGAACATGAAAATACTGAGTTCCCATCCCCTCTTCCGTCTGGAAAACGAGTTGAGTCCAGAAAACTAAACCACATGGATGTTCCTCGAAAAAACACTTGTGCTATTTGAGCCTCATCTAGATAAGACTAAGGTTGAGTCAATGTTCTAAGGGGACTAACTCGGATAATCAGAGGTCTTTAGATGACTTTCTTTTAGAAGGATCCCGGCTGAGTCCATGTTTCttcaatgttttgatataatttcTCATAAGAGTAAACTTGTTGCTCCCAAGATTAAAGAAATAGTCCCAAGAATAAATCCCAGTTTTATGCAGATCATCGAAAACTATCCTGAACCATCCACCAGGAAATGACACAAGCATGACATAGACAAGGAAAAACACAGTTAAGAATCCAATCACATGTAAACTTTACCAAGTAAAATGGTTTAAAAAAGAACCTAGAGAAGGTACCTTACCCCATAGTTTCCTACAGGTTCGGCAGACATTATCCCCACATGGCGCCGACCAGATATAACCTGATAAAGGAACCTCAAGAAATCACAATTGGAACTTGTTCATCTAAAAGAGAGATACCATCATAAAGTAGACATTCAAGTTACTTAATGCCTTGTGCTCAATCAATGCTGTTAGATGAAGCCATATATATACCTTTTCACTGCCGATTGATCGAATCTTGCCATCAGCAGCAGGGCTATAAACTCGCAAAAACTCAGCTGACAAGCTAAACTTGATACCATTCGCATATTCTACATCTACCTGAACAAGTTTTTCAACATGATAGATAAGAAAGCTATATAAAGCATGAATCAAAGAAATATTTACTCATACCATGTCCCAAAATGTCTGCAACAAAAATGGAGTTTGCCATAaccaaatttcaaatttgaatcaCTCCATTACTCAAATTCCAtttgggatatatatatataaattatcaagaaCTATAACATAAACTGGCACCAAAAATTTCAATAACTCCACAAAGTAAACTAATCTATTACTTTCTTTGGCAATTTTGCTAATAACCCAAATGTTTATTTCCACTTCCTAAGAGATAAAATGAAGCTAAAATCAAAAGGGTGCTCAAATAACTTATCTGGGTCTGATTATATACTCAAATTAAAACAAacccatatcaaaattcaaaaaaaaatcaataaattagtaaaaaaaaaaaaagaaacccaccaagaaagcaaaagaaaataGCAGAAAAAAGTATGGGGAAACAAAAACTTACACTTTTGGGTGCGTTAAGAGAGAAGCTTTTGAGGCGTGGGGTATCAACGAGACTGTGGATCCTTTGAATTGTTCTCTGCATAGCCATAACTAATCTGAACCGAGTTGCCATTGTTTTTCATCCTAGTGACTCACTGTTTCTAGagcttgaaaaaaaaaacactgttGGATCTTAGCCTTTCTTTTGTTGGACAATTTCGGCccattattttcaatattttttgttaatattGGGCTtgatttatcttcttctttttttcttttttttagggaAGGGGTTATTCTAGATTATCGTTTTAATTggcttaaaaattatattttaattaaattatgatgacgtgtcatatgtgtattttttaaaatttaatatgattttagttaaatcataaacatatcaaaactaTTAATCGTGCACCTCCTTTACCTCATATTACTTGAGAAGTTAAGGACGAGAATAACCTTGAAGTGCCGAATGATGAAATATCTACAAGTGCAGCCGTATCAAAATAAAGTTAAGAGACAATTCGCACAAAAGACCCTATCAAAGACAAtgtcaatttgttgagaaattcGTCAACTTTGAATAAATAACACTTCATAAATTTCATCTGTAAGGGGTCTATCTCCTTTCATCGAGCTTTTATTTAAGTATATAGAAGTAAAACATTTTGACTAACGTGCAGCAGTAAACAGCGGGGAACAAGGTGTTCGTGTACCAATCATGGTTTTTGGATTATTGTTGGCTAAAGAGACGATGATGGTAGCTGCGGTTTCCTGTAAGGCAAGAGTACTCGGTGGATGTTGGGGATAGAAGTGAGTCACTGAAATGGTGGATTGTTGGGATCGGTTTCTAGAGCAGGGTGAAATCTGATGGTGCGTCAACTGATAGGAATGGTGTTGGTGGTGAATTTTGTGTAAGATCACTTGAACATTGGGGTGTGCTCCTGCAAACATAACTTCGTTACGTTGTTTCTAGATATTCCAAAGCGTTATTATCCTTCCATGTACTGCTTCCTGGTGAGCCATATCCCCATGAGAGTAATCAGCAATCTAGGATGCAATCTAAGATTAGCCCTTGAGCTTGCTCTAGCGGATAATTTGGGAAAccgaaaaaaaaatcttataaccGGAGTCGTGTAGCCGTACCGCCCATGGAATACCAAACCATAATGCTTTAGAGAAAGCACATAATCTGAATAAATTATCAATGTCTTCTGAAGATCCTGAGCAGAGACAACAATGTTGATCAACTGGTATATGTTGTCGGTGGAATTCCATTCGTACAGGGAGGAAGTTATGGCATAGTTGCCAGAGGAAGATGTGTAATTTTGGTGGCAACTTTATCATGCTTCCAGACATATTTATCATGGCCGCCTAAGATGGAAAAACCCCGAGATGCGAGTTCTTTGTGCCATTCTTCCCCGAGTCTTTCTTTAATAAGGGATTCATCCCAGTGTCCAAGAGTCTGGTTCATCATAGCCGTAGAGGGTAAGCCAGGTAAATCATGGCTACGGCATTGACGGAGGGCCATACCATTGCTAGAGATAGAGACATTGTTCCCGGAGCAAAGTTGAATATCTAAACTTTGTCCTTGTAGAATGCTCTTCCAAGCCCGGGAGTCCGTAGCTTTTGCTTGTACTTCCAGAAAATTTGTCTGAGAGCAATATTTGGCTAATAATAAAGATTGTGTGAGGGGCTATGGCTTGGTGAGACATCGCCATGCTTGTTTGCATAAGAGTGCCTCATTGAAAAACTCTGCTCGACGAATGTTTAGTCCTCCATTACGTTTTGGCCAGCACAGAGTATCCCAGTTACACATGTGAAGTTTCTTGGCCTCACCAAAAGTCTCGTAGTATTTTGTCAATCTTGTCCGTGATATATTTTGGGGCTTTGATGCAAGACAAAGTGTGAATGTACGAGTACAAGTCTACCTAGAAAGCAAGTTCAATTTCCAACCTGCCAATTTCCTGTTTAGAAGGGGTTGAAAAATGCCAATCCACGTATTCTTACCTCGGCAATAATGTTAATGTCAATCGAGTTAAAATTCATTCGTGTAGGATTTGATTAACAAGGATTGAATTAGAGTTTTACAATGCTATCCAAGTTTCTTTATTTAAGGAGATTGGATTAGTTTGACTTTTGAATATCTTAAAGATCTTAATCTTTATCTTAGTCTctacaaagataattaaagatcTTTTTTGTATGAGGGAATTCGAATGTAATTTATTGTAGTTTAGCAAACCTAAAAACTTATACATCATTCCGTTAGTAAAAATATTGAGAGAACATTTATCATTGTTCATATAGGAGTTAGTACTTTGAGTACAAATTTGTAAGTAAATTCAAGTGAGTCACTTgttttacgaaaattttcaaagaaaaaacaaTATTGATCCTAATTAGATAATAGGTATGGGGTTGCCATTAATGAGCTTATAGGACTTAAACCGTATTTTGTACTTGTTGAAATTTAGTGGATTAGCTCTCTTTGAAAAATGTAGCGGAATTCAAACTTATAATAACTTATATTTAAACTTAGAGCaaccaacaaaaaaaaataaatgttactTTCAAAATCATTAGTTGATTTATCAATAAATAAATCAAGTAATTAACTTTCTAAATGGTGGGATGAACTTACCTAACCCCATGTTTAGATTTGTCTCATTTGTTGCATAAAGTACTCTCAAGTAAAATTAATTTATCCTAAATAACTgtctaacaaaataaataaataaaattaccttAGTTTACAAAGAGTTGatgttttaataaatatattattatgattttataacCAAAGAGtttatataaacaaattatatggaGTTAAATTGGTGAATATACTTAAGAGGTCCCTCTATTATAAGGATCTAATTAAATTagtcattttgttattaaatagatgaATTTAGTTCAtcaattattcaaaataattaaataggactaaattagaaaagagttaacatttactgtttaaaaaatatcatttcctaatattttaaaagcttttatgattttgtaaatgaaatattttatttagtaaTATAGGAACTAAACtggtttatttaatattttaacagtgaaaattttatttctttaaaattaaaacatgctTATGCCAAGTGTTGTTGAATGATATGTCCACGTAAGCTGACCAGTCAACATATactgttatatattataaaaaaatacatgatTGTAGTAACtagaaaattaataaattcaGTATATtaacatgaataaataaaaacaaagtcAATGATTAGGTATCAGTTTGTTAATTCCAtaattatatattgttttttagGACCtttttggatgggcggtgtgtttacctgcTGTTAGCGTAAAAATAATTGTGACAatgagattaaatattataacaatACTGTaacataagataaaaaaaaaaaactaaacatgcCATACTTGAGGTAAACGCCAACCTAAAAGAGCCCTTAATCATGTTGAAATTTATAATGTCTAAAAATATCTAAAGGCATAAatcataaaaaagaaatttatttgcgtgatttatattataaaaaaatcccaTAAAATCATGTAGATGATTAATAGAACTGCTCATAGGCTGGATTACTTGTCTAGCCCGAAGACCTACCCGAAATTTGGGagggtttagataaaaatattatatttgaaaaatgggcttggacaaaaaaaatagacccatttaaaatatgggttaggTTTAGGATTGAACATTCAAAGCTCATGTCTGGCCCGAACCGAGccgttttaagtttataatattttatattatgttatttttatatattatgtaatttagaacacattaaaaaataaaattatactaaatatataatactactctaatataaatattaaaataatgttaagatgactatataaaaattttca containing:
- the LOC107926398 gene encoding uncharacterized protein, with translation MATRFRLVMAMQRTIQRIHSLVDTPRLKSFSLNAPKSVDVEYANGIKFSLSAEFLRVYSPAADGKIRSIGSEKVISGRRHVGIMSAEPVGNYGVRIVFDDLHKTGIYSWDYFFNLGSNKFTLMRNYIKTLKKHGLSRDPSKRKSSKDL